The Paenibacillus uliginis N3/975 genome has a window encoding:
- a CDS encoding FHA domain-containing protein gives MDKSSFLMVERGNPYERGDIIPLTSKMIILGRKGKQWDPDISFDNVFVSRKHAALLYKNGRFFIKDLNSKHGTFVNQERLAPNGERPLQNADSVALAGDLIVLSFSILSMDETMDITPLMKQMAVVEAPGGVKLDPFKQELVFGEDVYAFSEKEYKCMEMLIHHKGQFVSKEQLKLEVWPERSYSIGEIPDVSAEELNALIYRVRKKTRHILSIESIRGKGYILHSKD, from the coding sequence ATGGATAAATCCTCCTTTTTGATGGTGGAACGGGGAAATCCTTACGAGCGGGGGGATATCATTCCGCTGACAAGCAAGATGATTATTTTGGGCAGAAAGGGAAAGCAGTGGGATCCCGATATTTCCTTTGATAATGTGTTTGTGTCCCGGAAACACGCAGCTCTATTGTATAAAAACGGGCGCTTCTTCATTAAAGATTTGAACAGTAAGCATGGGACTTTCGTGAATCAGGAACGGCTGGCGCCGAACGGGGAAAGACCCCTTCAAAATGCGGATTCGGTTGCGCTGGCGGGTGATTTGATTGTTTTGTCGTTCTCCATCCTCAGCATGGATGAAACGATGGACATTACGCCGCTGATGAAACAAATGGCGGTTGTTGAGGCACCCGGCGGGGTTAAACTGGACCCGTTCAAACAGGAGCTTGTTTTCGGAGAAGACGTTTATGCTTTTTCAGAAAAAGAGTATAAATGCATGGAGATGCTGATCCATCATAAAGGGCAGTTCGTGTCTAAGGAACAGCTAAAGCTGGAGGTATGGCCTGAACGAAGTTATAGCATAGGAGAGATTCCGGATGTGAGCGCGGAGGAGCTAAATGCCCTAATCTACCGGGTAAGGAAGAAAACGCGTCATATTTTGTCTATTGAAAGTATCCGGGGGAAAGGATACATACTGCATTCTAAAGATTAG
- a CDS encoding GH92 family glycosyl hydrolase, with amino-acid sequence MLHYIDTRQGSNNKHSYSNGNTLPYTSVPFGMNHFVVQTNDQGSWFFNPNDRVFQGIRLTHQPSPWMGDFAHFLMTPVADDKIRGSIFSCQSSYRPEEAIFKPHYVRVKQQRYNITTELVPSCYGASLRIKYNSSQQAGLVLNAKGKSSLQWDAASRKVSGFISNFSGCQDENFGIYIVMTFNKDIDPSTSGFYNAKEQLENVAVLEGTDQHAVIRFTDCEKDTLEVKLATSFISLEQAELNYQREIATSFENMKEEAANAWNHYLNKIKVTHHNEEYLKTFYTCLYRMFLFPQKFYELDGNMEPIHYDTTAKAVKKGILYTNNGFWDTYKTVYPLYSIIAPQEYKEMLEGYLNSYREAGFLPKWLSPDERGLMPGTLIDAVIADAAVKGIADPLLPELLEAMLKAATTQSEMNIYGRQGTLDYLKYGYVPSNYHESVNHTLDYAYSDYCISRVADVLGNTELADRYRQSALNYRNIFDAETGFMRAKDQNGQFRPDFNDTSWGLDYAEGSAWQTSFAVFQDFEGLIEGYGSKERFFNKITELCNKAPDFDVKGYGFEIHEMSEMAAIDFGQVAISNQPSFHIPYLFNYVGQPASSQVVIKQILTNLFNSGFDGFPGDEDNGSMAGWYVFSSMGFYPVCPGSGEYVLGIPLFDSVTIELPNGKQMQVHTDNNNPQSNFVANVKLDGEDYTKLYIKHEDIMDGKTLDFRLGLAPSFRQYEQDEIPFSISKK; translated from the coding sequence ATGCTGCACTATATCGATACTAGACAAGGCTCCAACAACAAACATTCGTATTCGAACGGCAATACGCTGCCGTACACTTCGGTACCTTTTGGTATGAATCACTTTGTTGTTCAAACCAACGATCAGGGAAGCTGGTTCTTCAATCCGAATGACCGTGTTTTTCAAGGAATACGCTTGACACACCAGCCGAGTCCTTGGATGGGAGACTTCGCCCATTTCCTAATGACGCCGGTTGCCGATGACAAGATCAGAGGGTCTATCTTCTCCTGTCAAAGCTCCTATCGTCCTGAAGAAGCCATCTTCAAACCACATTATGTTCGCGTAAAGCAGCAGCGTTACAACATAACGACTGAACTCGTTCCGTCCTGTTACGGTGCATCGCTTCGAATTAAATACAACTCCAGTCAACAAGCAGGTCTTGTTCTGAACGCTAAAGGGAAAAGCTCGCTGCAATGGGATGCAGCAAGCCGTAAAGTCTCAGGCTTTATTAGCAATTTCTCCGGCTGTCAGGACGAGAATTTTGGAATATATATAGTTATGACATTCAACAAGGACATCGATCCATCCACTTCTGGCTTTTACAATGCCAAAGAACAACTAGAGAACGTTGCAGTGCTGGAAGGAACCGATCAGCATGCTGTCATTCGCTTTACGGATTGTGAGAAAGATACGCTGGAGGTCAAACTTGCCACCTCCTTTATTAGCCTCGAGCAGGCGGAGCTCAACTACCAGCGGGAGATTGCAACCTCTTTTGAAAATATGAAAGAAGAAGCAGCTAACGCTTGGAATCACTATTTAAACAAAATCAAAGTGACACATCACAATGAAGAATATTTAAAGACCTTCTATACATGCTTGTACCGCATGTTCCTGTTCCCTCAAAAGTTCTATGAGCTGGATGGTAATATGGAACCGATTCATTACGATACGACCGCCAAAGCCGTTAAGAAAGGCATTCTATACACCAATAACGGATTCTGGGATACATACAAAACAGTGTATCCGCTCTATTCCATTATTGCCCCTCAGGAGTACAAGGAAATGCTGGAGGGCTATCTGAATTCGTACCGAGAAGCCGGCTTCTTGCCAAAATGGCTGTCTCCGGATGAGCGCGGTCTGATGCCTGGTACACTGATTGATGCCGTTATTGCTGACGCAGCCGTAAAAGGCATTGCCGATCCTCTGCTGCCAGAACTGCTTGAAGCGATGCTGAAGGCAGCAACAACACAGAGCGAAATGAACATTTACGGTCGCCAGGGCACTCTGGATTATTTGAAATACGGTTATGTTCCAAGCAACTATCACGAAAGCGTCAACCATACGCTCGATTATGCTTACAGCGATTACTGTATCAGCCGGGTAGCGGATGTATTAGGGAACACCGAATTGGCTGATCGATACAGACAAAGCGCGCTGAACTACCGCAACATTTTTGATGCCGAAACCGGGTTTATGCGGGCTAAGGACCAGAATGGACAATTCCGTCCGGACTTCAACGATACAAGCTGGGGACTTGATTATGCCGAAGGTAGTGCGTGGCAGACCAGCTTTGCGGTATTCCAAGATTTCGAAGGATTGATTGAAGGCTATGGATCGAAGGAACGATTCTTTAACAAAATAACCGAATTGTGCAACAAAGCTCCGGACTTTGATGTGAAGGGTTACGGCTTTGAAATTCATGAAATGAGTGAAATGGCGGCGATCGATTTCGGACAGGTGGCGATTTCCAATCAGCCGAGCTTCCATATTCCATATCTGTTCAACTATGTCGGACAGCCGGCTTCGTCCCAGGTTGTGATCAAGCAGATTTTGACGAACCTGTTCAACAGCGGCTTTGACGGATTCCCAGGTGATGAGGATAACGGAAGTATGGCCGGATGGTATGTATTCAGCTCCATGGGCTTCTATCCGGTATGTCCGGGAAGCGGTGAATATGTACTCGGTATTCCGCTATTCGACAGCGTAACGATTGAACTTCCAAACGGCAAACAAATGCAGGTTCATACCGACAACAATAATCCTCAGTCCAATTTCGTAGCGAATGTTAAGCTGGACGGCGAAGACTACACCAAGCTGTACATTAAGCATGAGGATATAATGGATGGCAAAACACTGGATTTCCGCCTTGGGTTGGCTCCTAGCTTCCGCCAATATGAACAAGACGAGATTCCATTCTCGATTTCAAAAAAATAA
- a CDS encoding GntR family transcriptional regulator, translating to MGNIPLYQHIVIALKTKIESGELKIGDKLPTEAEISKKYNVSRITSKRALTELENANLIYRVQGKGSFVNSVLPANRSLDKASKEILLILPFTHNPGLGDYEKGINEYLAGTEYTLNIQSNTIVGQGKLLQAALQSSNSGIIFYPVSSISDLGILYQCHLSQFPFITMDKGVEGIPFLSVVSDNFDGAYQATKHLIENNHKKIAFISSLKVEYSSSIRERYFGYLKALFDYDLIDQSVNDVTERYLKHDDDNGREYYIRFIQTILEQGITGIVTENDIIAIEIIQIAKELGLSVPDDFSIVGFDNIHLASFVEPKLTTISQDFGTMGYRAAQSLIQLIEKPHEQSMENVVVPVKLIERQTVRRL from the coding sequence ATGGGAAACATTCCACTATATCAACATATCGTCATTGCCTTAAAAACGAAGATTGAATCTGGTGAACTAAAGATCGGTGACAAACTTCCAACAGAAGCCGAAATCTCCAAAAAATACAACGTGAGTCGAATTACATCCAAGAGAGCACTCACCGAACTGGAGAATGCCAATCTGATCTATCGCGTACAGGGCAAGGGCAGCTTTGTCAATTCCGTGCTTCCGGCCAATCGTTCCTTGGATAAAGCCAGCAAAGAGATTTTACTTATCCTGCCGTTCACTCATAATCCGGGTCTTGGCGATTACGAAAAGGGAATCAATGAATACCTTGCGGGAACAGAATACACCCTCAATATCCAGTCCAACACGATTGTCGGACAAGGGAAACTGCTGCAGGCTGCTCTTCAAAGTTCGAATTCGGGCATCATTTTTTATCCCGTGAGCAGCATCTCGGACCTCGGCATTTTGTACCAATGTCATTTATCCCAATTCCCTTTTATAACGATGGATAAAGGTGTTGAAGGCATTCCGTTTCTGTCCGTTGTGTCGGATAACTTTGATGGTGCTTACCAGGCAACCAAGCATCTAATCGAGAACAACCACAAAAAAATAGCCTTTATCTCCTCGCTAAAAGTGGAATATTCCTCTTCGATACGCGAACGATACTTTGGCTATTTAAAAGCGTTGTTTGATTATGATTTGATTGATCAGAGCGTGAATGACGTAACCGAACGTTATTTAAAGCACGATGATGACAACGGGAGAGAGTATTATATCCGCTTTATTCAAACGATCTTGGAGCAAGGAATCACAGGAATAGTCACTGAGAATGATATTATCGCCATAGAGATTATTCAAATCGCCAAGGAGCTGGGTCTGTCTGTACCCGACGATTTCTCCATTGTGGGATTTGATAATATCCATCTCGCAAGCTTTGTAGAGCCCAAGCTGACTACCATTTCACAAGACTTTGGCACAATGGGATATCGGGCTGCACAGAGCCTAATACAGCTCATTGAGAAGCCTCACGAACAATCAATGGAAAACGTAGTCGTTCCGGTCAAGCTCATCGAACGACAGACCGTAAGGAGATTGTAA
- a CDS encoding extracellular solute-binding protein, whose product MLLASSLLVTACGGKSEEAKKPDSGDASTKTTEISLLRPSWNNLRPASSDLWMWKEYEKMSGIKVNWEELTDIGEKKNVILTRGDLPDAFYQVDWNNGELLKYGKQGLFLPLEDLIKEHAPNLQKYLEENEDVRKGLTSADGHIYATPYLDPYPEGNRTIRLWINKKWLDNLGMEVPKTTVELEEALMAFVTKDPNGNGQNDEQGWYMPSGSLGWTFEQMMMGSFGIGNGGRKALGNFIYVDDNDEIQLTITADGYKELLKYENRMYKNGAINKQAFSGVDYDKWTADAAKDTVGAWNWAAPDYVGESVKDDFVAINVLAGPNGDTASLTDSQVAGASSLVVTKDAKDPGAILKWVDYFYSEEGSVFGYLGKEGVTYNMEDGKMVYIDEILNYKDGIGLGAFQHVDNVYGGYFPYIELSPEVRAAAGKKEAMVYTDLTEETLPSVMLPDLPATIEEANESSSILADVGNFVGQMRVEFVTGTKDIDKEWDNYIAQLKKMGSDKYLEIKQTQYKRYKES is encoded by the coding sequence ATGTTGCTAGCATCGTCCCTGCTCGTTACAGCTTGTGGTGGTAAATCAGAGGAAGCGAAGAAACCGGATTCTGGTGATGCGAGCACGAAAACGACAGAAATTTCGCTCTTAAGACCAAGCTGGAACAACCTGCGGCCTGCATCAAGCGATTTGTGGATGTGGAAAGAATACGAGAAAATGTCCGGAATTAAAGTGAACTGGGAAGAGCTCACGGATATCGGCGAGAAGAAAAACGTCATTTTGACCAGAGGCGATCTGCCTGATGCGTTCTATCAAGTGGACTGGAACAATGGAGAATTGCTGAAATACGGTAAGCAAGGTCTGTTCTTGCCGCTGGAGGATTTGATCAAGGAGCATGCGCCGAATCTGCAGAAGTATCTCGAGGAGAACGAAGATGTAAGAAAAGGGTTAACCAGTGCGGATGGTCACATCTATGCAACTCCTTATCTCGACCCATATCCGGAAGGTAACCGGACGATCCGCTTGTGGATCAACAAGAAGTGGCTGGACAACCTCGGCATGGAGGTTCCTAAGACCACTGTCGAGCTGGAAGAGGCTTTGATGGCATTCGTTACGAAGGATCCAAACGGCAATGGCCAGAACGATGAGCAGGGCTGGTATATGCCAAGTGGTTCGCTTGGCTGGACCTTCGAGCAGATGATGATGGGTTCCTTTGGCATTGGTAACGGCGGCCGCAAGGCATTAGGTAACTTTATCTATGTTGATGATAACGATGAGATTCAGCTTACGATTACAGCCGACGGGTATAAAGAGCTTCTGAAGTACGAGAACCGGATGTACAAAAACGGGGCTATCAACAAGCAGGCTTTCAGCGGCGTTGACTATGACAAATGGACTGCTGACGCTGCAAAAGATACGGTCGGCGCTTGGAACTGGGCGGCACCGGATTATGTCGGCGAGAGCGTAAAGGATGATTTTGTCGCAATTAACGTTCTTGCTGGTCCTAACGGAGATACCGCTTCCCTGACCGATTCCCAGGTTGCGGGCGCATCCAGTCTTGTCGTCACGAAGGATGCGAAGGACCCAGGAGCTATTCTGAAATGGGTTGACTATTTCTACAGTGAAGAAGGCAGCGTGTTTGGCTATCTCGGTAAAGAAGGCGTTACCTACAATATGGAAGACGGCAAGATGGTCTACATCGATGAGATCTTGAACTACAAAGATGGTATCGGGCTCGGAGCATTCCAGCACGTAGATAACGTGTATGGCGGGTATTTCCCATACATAGAGCTTTCTCCGGAAGTTAGAGCGGCTGCAGGCAAAAAAGAAGCAATGGTCTACACGGATTTGACGGAAGAGACATTGCCAAGTGTAATGCTGCCAGACCTGCCGGCAACCATCGAGGAAGCGAATGAATCCTCCTCTATTCTTGCAGACGTAGGTAACTTTGTCGGACAGATGCGTGTTGAGTTTGTTACAGGCACCAAGGATATCGACAAAGAGTGGGATAACTACATTGCGCAGTTGAAAAAAATGGGTTCGGATAAATACTTGGAAATCAAGCAAACGCAATACAAACGTTATAAAGAGAGCTAA
- a CDS encoding ABC transporter permease — translation MESSLHKKNLLKPKRNSFRKHKWLYIMMLLPLTSLIIWNYIPMYGIIISFKDYSPALGIMDSPWVGFAHFERFFNAFYFWDVIINTLRISLYSLLVGIPLPIILAVMFNELRSKKYKSLVQTISYIPNFISIVIIVGMVTFFTSPVDGVINAIIEYFGGTPIDFIGDPKLFPHVFVWSGIWQTVGWGTLIYTAAMSGIPQDQYEAAYLEGASRMQCIRHITIPAIMPTIVICAILATGSVMSVGFEKVLLMQNDANLATSEVLSTYTYKAGILNAEYSFSAAVGFFNNIINFIVLYLVNKFAQKFSETSLW, via the coding sequence ATGGAATCTTCACTTCACAAGAAAAATCTTCTTAAGCCGAAACGCAATTCATTTCGGAAGCATAAATGGTTGTATATCATGATGCTTCTGCCACTAACCTCCTTGATTATATGGAACTACATCCCGATGTACGGGATTATTATTTCGTTTAAAGACTACTCTCCAGCACTCGGAATTATGGACAGTCCGTGGGTGGGCTTTGCCCATTTCGAAAGATTTTTTAACGCCTTCTATTTCTGGGATGTTATTATCAACACCCTGCGAATCAGTCTGTACAGCCTCCTTGTTGGCATTCCGCTGCCGATTATATTAGCTGTCATGTTTAATGAGCTTCGCAGTAAGAAGTATAAGTCTCTTGTACAAACCATTTCCTACATTCCTAACTTTATTTCGATTGTTATCATTGTCGGTATGGTTACGTTTTTTACGTCTCCGGTCGACGGTGTTATTAATGCCATAATTGAGTATTTCGGCGGCACGCCAATTGATTTTATCGGCGATCCGAAGTTGTTTCCACACGTTTTTGTCTGGTCTGGTATTTGGCAGACGGTCGGTTGGGGGACGTTGATCTATACCGCTGCGATGTCCGGCATTCCGCAAGACCAATATGAAGCCGCTTATCTTGAAGGTGCATCCCGAATGCAGTGCATTCGCCACATTACGATTCCGGCGATCATGCCGACCATTGTGATCTGCGCCATCTTAGCCACCGGGTCCGTCATGTCAGTTGGATTCGAAAAGGTACTGTTAATGCAGAATGATGCAAACCTTGCTACATCCGAGGTTTTGTCAACATATACGTATAAAGCGGGTATTTTGAATGCGGAATATAGCTTCTCTGCTGCTGTGGGCTTTTTTAACAATATCATTAACTTTATCGTTCTGTATCTGGTGAATAAATTCGCTCAGAAATTTAGTGAGACAAGCCTGTGGTAA
- a CDS encoding carbohydrate ABC transporter permease: protein MQLFLSREDKIFNWINISVIGIITLIILYPLLFVVFASLSDPRQIFDNALLLWPRGFTLEGYKRVFDNPDIWMGFKNAVIYTGLGTAVNVMMTTLAAYPLSRRDFRGRNFITILFTFTMFFSGGLIPTYLVNQQLGIINTMWVMILPGAVSVYNMIIMRTYFQQNIPVELEESAFIDGATDMQLLIKVVLPLSTPIIAVMMMFYGVGRWNGYFDAMIYLSDRDLFPLQLILREILVQNQMGDVANQAIMTSNQSEVNMIKQSIKYAVVIVSSIPVLLFYPVVSKYFEKGIMIGAIKG, encoded by the coding sequence ATGCAGTTATTTCTATCTAGAGAAGACAAAATTTTTAATTGGATCAACATATCAGTGATTGGAATCATTACACTGATTATTTTGTATCCATTATTGTTTGTTGTGTTTGCATCGCTCAGTGATCCCCGTCAAATATTCGACAATGCCTTATTGCTCTGGCCTCGAGGCTTTACATTAGAAGGATATAAGCGGGTGTTTGATAACCCGGATATATGGATGGGCTTCAAAAATGCTGTGATCTACACCGGGCTGGGAACAGCCGTTAACGTCATGATGACAACGCTGGCGGCATACCCGTTATCCCGGCGGGATTTTCGGGGACGGAATTTTATTACGATCTTGTTTACGTTCACGATGTTCTTCTCCGGCGGTCTGATTCCTACGTATTTGGTTAACCAACAATTGGGCATTATCAACACCATGTGGGTTATGATTCTGCCGGGTGCGGTCAGCGTATACAACATGATTATTATGCGTACCTACTTCCAGCAGAACATTCCCGTAGAGCTGGAGGAAAGTGCATTTATTGACGGAGCTACCGATATGCAGCTGCTGATCAAGGTTGTATTGCCACTTTCAACGCCAATTATCGCGGTAATGATGATGTTCTATGGCGTGGGCAGATGGAACGGTTATTTCGATGCCATGATTTATTTGTCGGATCGTGACTTGTTCCCGTTGCAGCTGATTTTGAGGGAAATCCTCGTACAGAACCAGATGGGCGATGTGGCCAATCAGGCGATCATGACCAGCAACCAAAGCGAGGTCAATATGATCAAGCAGTCAATCAAGTATGCTGTGGTTATTGTATCCAGTATTCCGGTACTTCTTTTCTATCCGGTCGTGTCCAAGTATTTTGAAAAAGGGATTATGATTGGTGCTATCAAAGGTTAA
- a CDS encoding sensor histidine kinase, which produces MAEVLLTGSLFIYLSRQYDISVTYSFLLVPILTLAYACQVKPLIWLGPFAVLASTWAGSLFTNQDFFKLFIDTTIFYGIGFCLGRMTIVNKANKELIASIEEKNKDLEYYSKKIEELTIKEERNRVSQDLHDTVGHIFTSVITSLDALPFLYRADQKEAEKSIKEISDLARNGLNDVRKTIHHMSPTDHQTLVESVKELIADFMKHTSTDIQLNVKGEATKVSERVKFAIIRCIQEGLTNAKRHGQATFIKVNISFEQEELIVLIEDNGNGCHKLNLGFGLCSMKDRISALAGTVNFDSKLNNGMRITCNIPMAKEV; this is translated from the coding sequence ATGGCCGAGGTGTTGTTAACGGGGTCTTTGTTTATTTACTTATCAAGACAGTATGATATATCAGTGACTTACAGTTTTTTACTTGTGCCTATCCTTACTCTTGCTTATGCTTGTCAAGTTAAGCCATTAATTTGGTTAGGACCTTTCGCCGTATTAGCTAGTACATGGGCAGGCAGTCTCTTTACTAATCAGGATTTCTTTAAACTCTTCATTGATACTACTATTTTTTATGGTATTGGGTTTTGCTTAGGAAGGATGACCATCGTCAATAAAGCTAATAAAGAGTTAATTGCCTCTATAGAGGAAAAAAATAAGGATTTGGAGTATTACTCCAAAAAAATTGAGGAACTGACGATAAAGGAAGAACGAAATAGAGTTTCACAAGATTTGCATGATACGGTAGGCCATATTTTCACATCGGTCATAACAAGCTTAGATGCCCTTCCTTTTCTATATCGGGCAGATCAAAAAGAAGCAGAAAAAAGTATAAAAGAGATTTCAGATTTAGCACGGAATGGCTTGAACGATGTGAGAAAGACAATTCACCATATGTCTCCAACGGACCATCAGACACTTGTTGAATCAGTGAAAGAATTGATTGCTGATTTTATGAAACATACATCAACAGATATACAACTGAATGTCAAAGGGGAAGCGACCAAAGTCAGTGAAAGAGTAAAGTTTGCCATTATTCGTTGTATCCAAGAAGGACTTACAAATGCGAAAAGACATGGTCAGGCTACTTTTATTAAAGTAAATATTTCGTTTGAACAAGAAGAATTGATCGTTCTTATCGAAGATAATGGAAATGGTTGTCATAAATTAAATTTAGGATTTGGCTTATGCTCCATGAAAGATCGAATATCGGCATTAGCGGGTACGGTTAACTTTGATTCTAAATTGAATAATGGTATGAGGATCACGTGTAACATACCTATGGCAAAGGAAGTTTAA